GTGCCATCATAATGCAACAGTCTTCTTCTTTAAGTTTAGGCCCATGGCTTATTTTAACTACTCGAATTCTGTATATTGTTACCTTCTCTCTCCTTGAGTCTTTTCTAGCATTTTTATTGCATACCTGTTAACCGTAATTCACTCAAACATGTCTAAATAAACgcataataaatgtattttattatgtaattattgGTTATTTATTCCTATTTTGGCCTTTATGCTATGcaggcttttttaaaatgtctacttgtctttgtttctttgaatCTAATTTTAGTTGTCAAtgctttaatttgtttgttaagTTCCTTTTCTTTCAATAATGCGTTGCTGTTTGATTCTTTTTcatgtgcaaataaaaacaaattaatgtaCGATCATTTTataagtaagacgacgagacggagccacggcaacaggcagcatgctaataaaatacaatgcatcaTTAAAGACTAAACCAATGCTTCAAAAAATTTTGGCTTGAGACCTCTTAggaaaaaaattgtaaattggggccccttgtcatgtttaagatgtctatgagttgttagcagttctaGCAAACACTTAAATGAAATCATCTAAGAAGTTAACTGTCCGAGtcccaaagaggtcaaattattcaatatttcacaaaaatgctaagattagagaaaaataaataaaaatctcttTAGTGtggcagaactttgttttttcatatttcctACCCAATTAACCATCTCATGATCCCTCAGATTTACCTTGTGACTGTGGAAGGGGGCCGaaccctaggttgggaaccactgggctAAATTACCCGATGTATGTCAAGTAGCTCCACTTCACACTGATACATCAGTATTAATCTATTCATGTTATACTGCATTTAATAATGCTGATGACACTTTTGCACTTTTACTTGAATAGGATTTTAAATGCTGAACTTTTACTAATGTAATGTATTCAACTCCTTCATTTTACCTACGCATGCTTTGTGCTAAATCATGTCTAAACAAACCTTATGGCTACAGATTGAGAGATACCTCAAGCCTCTAAAGATTTTGGATGCACGTTAGTTCACTTTGTCACTCCTTTTCTAAATGAAGATTCATTGGCTCAAAATTTCAGCTTTTCATTTTATGTAGTttgtaaaaagacaacaaatgtgTAGATCAGCAACAGAAGTTATTCATTTTATCAACTTGGTTTGATGTGGTAACACCAGAAATGTCTGAATAAAGGTCAACCagattgaatattttttatgcactttcactttcagtcaTTCATGCAGAGACAGAACAGTACGCCGATGTGTCAAAGagacattttgttaatttaatctGACCTTTAGGGTAGTCAAACAAAACGAGTTCAGAAATGAAAGTTCTTGAAAAATACTACACAGCTGTTTTGTTcctcgttttttttttacttcagtttgatcaacagagtaaaaaaacaaaaacaaaaaaaacatgagacTTAAATAAGGGACCAATTAAAATATGTCAGAGATtatgtgcatttatttaatCTCCAAATCTTTACCGTTGTTGTCCTTGCGAATTTGTTTGCCAAAACTAAACTGAAGACTTGTACATCATGTGTGTAAGCAGAAGCCAGAAGCTACAAATCTAAGCTGTTCATGCAGAGTTGTACTTGATGTTTTGTTTGGCAACCGCTGTGTGGATCAGATACGAGACCTGCATGGAAAAGTCCACATTGGGGCAGCTGTCAATGTCCATTTCACTGCTCAACTTTCATCTGCCTCCAGGTTAATGTTGTTACCAAACTTGGCATAGAGCTGGACCTTCAGATCACCCAACACTTGCTGTATCGCTGACACTCGTTCCTCAAGGCCTTTGACCTCCTGCTCCAGTGCTTCCTGATTACAGAACATGGAAACTCCAATTATCTGACAACCACTACAATTTCTCCACATGAGGCAAGCAACAATGGGTTTAAGACATTTCAATGAACCGGTTTTAAGAAATTACTCCGCGTTAAACTCACTAAAAACACATTCTGAAGGCAGGAGGAGAAAATTTGAtgaggaatgaaaaaaaactttaaattactatgtatataaatgtgcacaaaattATAATCAGCAGAAATTACAAGTTGAAAAGTGAGCTGTTCTCAACACATTTGTCATTCAATGTGTGTAGCAGACTGCTCCACATCAATCAGCACAGACCTGCACAGTGTGCTTTGTTGTGtgatgaagcagcagcaaacacaagGACAAACAGGAAGATCCTAGAAGTTACAGAGGGCAGGACAGGCTCTAATCTAAAGTCCCTCTTGGTCAATGTCTCAAGCGCCGCTTTGTGGCAACAGCCATCTGGCTAAACATTGCCTTCTGACACAGAGCCCTTGGCCAGCCTGGGGGAGTGGTGTTGATGCCTGCTTGCACTGCTTTGGCCTGTTTCTCACTGTTCTAATGCTCTGGACCAACTTCCATTGCACATATacttaaaaggaatagttctacattttgtaaaatacgcttcttcactttcttgccgaaaGTTAGATGAGCTCGATACCACTCCCATTTCTTGATTcttgttgccaggcaaccagtggagactccaggaagtcactgcgacTGGCCAAGAAAGTCCAGCACATAGCcctctgtaaaaccacaacatgccatttttatactttggtttttgtacggattaaccaaacaagatataacatgttaattagtgagctttaggggcgctggtaggctgattttgctcccagtttccagtctttatgctaagcttagctaaccagctgtagcttcatatttaccatacagacatgcgagtggtatcgatcctctcatctaactctctgcaagaaagtgagtttcccaaaatgtttaactatttcttaaaacatgtttatggGCACATATTCTGCTTCTATCAGTAAATATGATCTGATAATGAGGTGAGCCAACATTGAACATTTGCAAATCTGGAAATATTTTGAAACATCTTACTTTTGTGATTTCTTCCTACCAAAGACTTGCAAAGCTGTTGAACGCTCCCTTATAAATTGGCATCCGTACCTGAGATACGGCTCAAAACTTTGTACTTCTTTGaaagtaataaaatagaaattttaaAAGGGAGCGTTCACCAGTGTTGAGTGTCCTTGGCAGGCAGAAATTAAAAATTTTTTGGACTGAGCACCAAGTCGAGAAAGATAGTTTACTTATGGCAATGAAAAATTGCTAAAATAAGTTGCATTTGTGAAATACAAGCATGTGTAGCTTgttacaaaaatgcacaaatatgTAATTCAATCCATAATGATTTAAAACACTGTGTGTAGAAACATTTTATGATTTGTGATGTATTTAAATGGTCTAAACAACAATTtccaaatatgaatacattttggaaataaatgCATTTGATTGAACTGACAATGTTGTTCACATCTACAAAATCTATTACAAGTTTGGAGAGATTGTGTCACATGTTTTCATTCAACAGATTGTGGCCTGATTTCCTGCAGAAATATATGCAAGAATACCTGTTTTCAGACtgcatcacaaataaacacattgcaCTTGTGTATTTGTGATTTATAGCAGCTCAGCAGTAAGTCTAAATGAATGGACATTGAGCAGTATCTGTCCAGGCACTGTAACTAATTATCACCTACGCTACAACCACATTTGTCAAAACATGTGCTCAGAGAGAGTTTTAATAGGTTTTGACTTTTGTGCGCACCTCAACTATTTTATTTCCAACTTAGTCAAGCTGTCAGCTTAACAGTGGAACAACAATGCTCCCCCATTTCGCGTTCGTACATTTTATATAGAACGGCAAATGCAACATATCCCCGCCTTGAACAGGCTGTATAAAAGGGGCTATTGAAAACACAAGTAGAAAAAACCCCATCTAGATTTGAAAACAGGAAGCTCACAGGATTTCACTGATAAATGGGGGCcagaaaccatgttttctatcAGGGTTTATGGGCTTTGTTTTGCTTAGGTAATCCTACACCAGAGGCAGGAATTTGTGCAATATAAACTCAATATAACTTAATACAAAGCATGTAATCTGGCTCTTTTTTCAATCCAACTGGGTTATGAGTCTCGATATTTTTACTCAGTACAACTAAcggtaaaaaaaaagtagtatTAAAGTATACTAAAGTATTAGTTTAAATAAAAGGCTTCTAAAATACTTACCACAAAGCAATGCTTCATTCTCTTTTGCTTGAATGAATCATGATGTAAATTCGTGTCAAAGCAATAAGATAAAAATTAGCAATTTGATAAAAAATGAGTGAACCAATTTTAGTGTTGCTGTATTTACTGTCATGTTTTAGAGTCACTTTAACAGTCATTTtgtttgttactgttgttgtttgttacaTTGTTTGTTAAATTCTCTTCCTCAGTCCTTAGCTTTGATGACTTTGGCTTAAGGAGGGTCTTTTATTGATGATTACAAGTCAGAAGAGTATGGAAAGATATTAAGAAACCTACCTTTGCAGCCTCCAGCATCTCTTGTGTTTCTTCCTGCGTGTGACTGACAAAGACGTCGCCAATTTGATAAGGGATCAATAGTGTGTCGTCATCTAACATCATTAGGTCATCACTGGCATCCTGTAAATTCTGCAGCGATTTCTGCATGGAGACATTAGCAGACCATTACAGAGTCTCAATAAGGGCTGTTAACAAATTAGTATTAGTAATTTAGCCGCAGCCCTGCCCTTCAGACCACACATAACTGTGACTCATCTTAAACTAAGTTTCAGTTGAATCATCAAGTGTTGATTCAACCAAACAGTCATTTGCAAAGGCTGTTTTTTGTCGCTCTGATGAATTGTGCCATGTTAAACTAAGACTAGGTGGGTGTAAGTAACTCattattagaaacacctctcggTATACCGCATTTCAATCAACAGCACCagaaactacatcctccaaaataaCCATAAAGTTTactcaacacctctctaaaacagttcaacaaaaacagaacattttaatcCTCGTGAAAGTAAGACTGTTGTAATAGACTGCAACTGAGTGTACTGCATTATCTTATGTCAGTCAGTTAAGTGTCAGGTCTGAACACAATTTTATCATTCCCAAAGCCCATGAGtgtacaaaatatttcaaaatttgacttttgtAAACTTAGCTGACCACACAGTGAACCCTGAGTGTGTGATATGACTGTATTCACAACACACGGTGCTTACTTTCTTTGcctgtatttcatttttcagctCTGTCATCCGACTCGTGTTCCTAGCGAATTTATTGATCTTCTGTTGGTCTTCAAAAGTTACATTCACGTCTTCAACCGCCTGCAAACAAGATGAAATAAGTTAAATCTGTGTTTAACGTAAATATGAACGGTCAaattagctagcaagctaacgttatgGACGACAGCTTGAGTAGTGCCCTGTCACCGTTGTCGACTATCACAGCCGTCGTTTAGCTaggtatcatcatcatcatcattttcatcattagGCTGGTGCACTCTCGCGTCTGTCTGTTACCTAATCGCAGGATAAATCTAGCTAGATAGTGTGTTAGCTagacagctagctaacacttAACTTAGCTAACAGTAGCTAGCTACTATCGTTGACATAAGCTACACGAGGGTGTGaccaacaatttaaatattactgGCACCAGTAATTGTGGCTCCCTCCCCCAACATACATCtctactgtttttatttgcatctCCAGATGAACAAGCAACGGCGTGTTtcgaaaacaaaatataatttcattttgatttaaacCTACTACAGTTCCCTTCATGGTGGTGGCCATCTTGACTTCCTCGACTGCACAAAGACACAGGGACACAACAGGACGATATAGTTATACCGCCACCTAGCGGGACGGAAACCCAAGAGTATGACCGTGtcagtttaattaatttattagcaTATTCTGGTTGTCCCTCGTTCGCACACCTGCTTTTAAAATAATCAAGGTAATGTTAAGTGGCATCAAACATGGCCCCTAATTTACAGCTACGCGCTCCAGCCAGcttggtttattattattatcactaatTATCtgaaaaaatgtccaaactTGTTTACAATATCTCAAACTAGTTATTATATCAACCGGAACTGCTGCTCtgtaaatatttctacagcaaACAGTACTGCACCCTTGTTCAAATATTTACTTAATACATCTGCAAAGCTAGAGCACTATTAATCCCATTTAGACTAGCTGCAAAAGATGTCAGCAGATCTAATGGCGTGTGCAACATCAAAGATAGGTAAGTGCTGTTACACACTCTCATTAGAAATCATACTGTTTTGACCTGAGTTGAATAAATCTTGATATGCAATTTCTTCCAACTAGTCTTAAAATCAGTGGCCATTTTGTAAGGGTTGTGCCACTAACAAAACTAGTAGGCTGACATGCGTTGGTACATCATAAAGAGTTTGCTTGAGGTCTCTCATCTGCAGACTTTGCATGAAGTCAGAAGTGCACAATTCAGACAGGGGAATCCAACTCCCACCTCAATGTGCAGGCTATAGGCTACAATTGGGACATTGTGTTCATGGATTCCAAGCCTTGTCATAATACATTCAATAAATAACTgcacattttaagtttttaaacacaattttattttgcagttgtttacagtaaaacacagtcaGATACTTTGTGGTTTGGTTGATTTGCATAAAGAGGCTTGAATTCTCAGAAATGATaaggaataaaacaaaattagtgTTAAGGAGCTTTTGTCAGCATGATCACAGCACATTTACTCACAAAAGcaccaaacaaaacacaaagatgagaataaaaaaaaaaggaagacatcAGTTGAACTAAagtcagtttgtgtttgatCCCTGAACGTCTCCCAGACAGGCATGTGTTTATTGATGCATTGACAGGACCACAAGACATTTAAACATGACTATGTGGAAGTCTCTAGAGACAGATGATTTCATTACAGAGCTCTTTGTATGTGTTGATTAACTGTGATAATAAAGTAGATACTTGCTCTTTGCAACtcagaaaagcttttttttaataaaataatatcaaaGCCATACAGTAGATATTTTAAGGCACATGtcaatttgatctttttttattgtcttaaCAATCTCTAAATCTGAATCTTTAAAAATCATGATCATAATGACCTAAATGATAACATGCTTAAAGTTTTAttgtcaaaatcaaaataacCAGGTTACTACAACAGGGTTGTGCAGTGCAAACATAGTTATTTTTGTTCTGACAGCGTGGAAGTGTGCCAGGCCAATATCCTTAATACACATCCTGTTACTTCCCAGCGACATTTGTCAACAAAAGTGCGCTGCATCGCCTTGTCACTGTGTGACTGATTAGAGTGTAACCTCATTCTGATGTTGTCGGGGTATTTTCAGAGTATTCACAGAGAGATTACCATGAGCTAATCATGTGCCTATACTAAAGAACACCAATACTCTGTTGGGTGGATGGCGGGATTCACTGGAGGAAATCCAACTGATTACTTAAAAACAGTCCCACCCATTTTAAAGCACACATAAAATAGCCTGTTAACAATAGCCTATATAGACATTTGGGCAGGAGCAGTGAATCCATCTCTGACAGACGCtttccatatttttttcttaagaagGATATCACTTGCTTGACTTGTGGAATTGTAACAAGGTAAGATATTTGAATGatactgacattttgacaatCTGTAATCACTTAAAAGAAGTTAGTCATTATTTGCAGTATATCTTTGCTTGTCAATGCAACATAACAAaactatattttgtttttttccccatttaatTTCTTCCAGTTGAATCTGAGCTAAAAGCCTGTGTCTGTAGGTCTCAACTGGGAAAAATATGGGAAACGAGCAATCCAAGGACAAAGTGCTAACCATGGTAAAATTATACAAATTACACAACAAACCTGTAATGCTGTACCTATAGTATCTATAACTTTGTTGCCTCTCAATCAGTGGTAGGATTCATATGGAAAAGCAGATGTTAGTTGCTTCTTAGACAAAAGGTTTGAGCCCCCAAGTTTTTTCAAAATGCTGGATTGTTAATGACTGTAGATAATGTCTTGTGAACTGTGGAGCCAACATAGACCAATATTTCTTTATTATCTTGTATAGAAGGGGAACAGTCCTGAGAAGCATGAAAATGGAACAGTGAATGGCCTCTCTGCTAACATCACATCTAACGGATTGGAGATTGATGGTGAGTGAGATTTTTTAAGTTCCTCTTGTTACGATAAATAACAGGTAAGtaatactatatactgtatataatgacttaactgtaaaataacagTGGTGATATGTATGTTGGAGAACCTGAGGAACAAATTTTTTGTATTCTGTATTCTGTTTCATGGCACATTGttttatggggaaaaaaattgtATATTAGTCTCGGACAGACAAAATCAGCTGACCTTTCCATCTCTATGTTGGATTACTCCTTTGGACTCAAATAATTCTCTGTAAACACAGTGACTCCCAGCTGGACTGCCTCTTGAGTCTTCCAATGTAAATTATAGGCGTAGTCTCAGACATTGAGATGGTGCAACAATTTGACCTGTAATGCAACCACACGTTTGTGTCCCTGCAGTAACAATAATGCTGTAGGTTTTCCATTGGGACTTGAGTTTGTCAAAGAAATAATGTTGACACTGGAAATAAAGATAATGTCACTATCTTGCAATGGCTAGCTCCTGTTTACTTCATGGAGCCTTCCACAAGTACTGTAGATATCATGCTTGAGTAACTTAATGTTGCATGCAAAGAGCTAAACATTAAAATTGACTTTAATATCTAATAGTAGTGACAACTGTGAACATCTTTGGTACAGCAGATGCACCGGTCTCACAGAAGTAGTTATTAGATCAAATTAATTATTGCAACATGGACTTCACATTACAGAAATCTGAACTTATTGAAAGTCCCGATAAGTAATATTATGACAGTATAAAgaatacatatgtatataattttacctataaatgcaaaaaataattaactagcaattacatttttttcttgtgttagtttgtgtatttggtGCATGGGCCAatccttttgtttacatttgatgATAACTGATTCTTCTTCATTGCAGTTAATGGTGAGACCACAGTCCAGCAAAATGGCGGGCCCCTCTCTTTAAACCTTGCCATAGAATCAACTGAGCCTAATTGTGTGACAGTCGAATCCGACTGTAACCATGCTGATGATCCAATTATTTCTGAAATCCCCGAAACCACTGTCCAGGAGGTGGTGGAAGAGGTCAAGAAAAGTAAAGAAGGAAAAGTTAAGGTTTTTggcaaaatgttcaaaaagaaGACAGAACCTCCAGCTGATGTCAAGAGTGTTAACAAAACAGAGACCTCAAATGAAGATCAAACAGATGTAAGTCTTCCTGCCACTGATCCACAGCCGGTGAGTGCactttttgtgttcatttttaaaggataagtctggtgatattttctatttgtcttattgtcaacaaatcccacaaaaagacaaaaaacaacaatgaattgatgCTACTAACAAGTGCCTGTGTCGCCAAAGCCTGatgtagcttattcctctgtgccatagagctcaactgtttttcaaaaatattaaaaacaaaaagtgagccacactgttgcgcTGGGTGTACTTaccttcattatgatgaacatgggcaatgtagtttattttgactcaattcCATacacaccatcctgctgccagaaatactcgcaagagcaccaaatgtgtgttaattcgccactgaaaatagtcctcaacaaaTGCAGTATTTACTCCAGTTTGAGTagcatttgctaaaaactacagtacccagctcttttagaaaatgatttagccttttttaaaaattgaactatatattttttgaaGATTTAATTCTTTGGGCTAAGTGCTACACACAGGAGGGTTGGGAAGTCAGAAAgcattgagagacagactaatgcattgttagttttttctttctttttcttttcatggaatttgttgatagtaaagaaaatatagaaaaatgcCAAGCTTATCCTTAATGTTTTGCTTTAATCTCTAAAATAATCAGTCAAATTGCCTGAAATCACTcagatttagattagatttcCTTAATAATGTCACTTTTAGCAGTACATGGATCATTCCAAAACATAttgcaaaaagagaaagaaactgttAGGACTGTAACAGTCCTATATGGCATTACAATGTAGaggggtttttatttttctgctgacTCAGTCACAGTGTGATCAAGCACATGTTTGTCATATGTGTCCcggaaacaaaaaacaactgtatTTTATCTAAACATGAATGTTGATTTTCATGATAAAGGAGTCGAGCTCAAGTGGAGACGAAGCTGCCATGATCATCGCTGAGCACAGAGAGGACTTTAAATATCTACATCAAAAAGCAACGCAAACGGACAGAAAATCAGAAGCAGATATTTCAACGCAAactggtgatgatgatgatgatgatgatacaacCACTAATACTGAGGGCCCAGTGAAAGAGGTAGTCGCGATGAAGACAGCAGCAACTGAAGAAGATTCACTGAATGAATCTGCCTCTGTCATTGCTGAGGAGGTTGTTGAAGAGACTGCAAATGAGGAACCCTTAGACAACCAGATGGCTGGGATCATTATTGAAGAAATGATCATCATGAAGAACAACGTGTATGAGAATATGGTGTTCAGAGCGGAGCTGGTGGAAGTTACTGAAATCGACCACATCAAAAACTACGATCCTGAGGGAGCGGACGTGAATGGGCATGAGAAAACTGAGCCAGAAATTGCTGCAGAACCAGAATCTAACCCAAACAAATCTATTATAGAAGATGAAATAGTTGCAGAGGAAAATAATATTGAGGAAACTGTGCCATTGGAGGTTTCTTCCAGCCTTCCTAAAGAGGTGGTAGATTGTGTTGAGGCGGTTTTCGCTGCTGTTTCTGATACCACTGACTTTGCTAATGTAAACACGTCAGAGCCAAGTGTTGATGAAGTAATTACTGAAGACAATGGTGAAGGAGCTGGAGACATGTCAGCTCAGGTAGTGCTGATTGAAACCACTGAACCTGAGTCTAATGCTGTCAATCCTGAGGCCGGGGAAGCAATTGGCGTTCCTTCCCTAGACAAAGCGCCAGTAACTATGATGACGGAAACGATCTCGGAGGCTGTTCCCGAGGAGCCAAATCCTACACCTGCAAACCAAGACATGCCTGTAGAAGAACTTTCTGTCCCTCTTGTGACAGAAATTCTACTTAAGGTGGAATCTGCCCATGAAGAGGTCACTGCTGAtgatgctgctgcagctgaagatGTCCCAGCAATGAGTAAAGAATTTATCATTGTGGAGGCTCGTTCCAATAAGCTTATCACCATTGAGGAACTTCCTGAAGATTCTTTGATTTCTCCTGATGAAGTAAAGCCTGAGTCTATTCCTGAGGTTATTACTACAGATGAGAATGCTGAGATTGGTGAAGATGTGATAGCCGATGTGGGACCAGAAACAGTTGAAGAAGCAGAACCAAGTCCTGTCATTGTCAAAGATGATACTGAGGTGATACCAGAGGCAGCAATTGATGCCCTCTCTCAAGAATTTGAACTTTGTGCCATCACTCCTCAGGAGCCTGCAGTGGATAATGGCATCCCCCTGGAAGAGGAGGTCATTGTTGCAACAACTTATGTGCCCCTTTCTGGAGAACAAGAAGCAAGTCTTATCATTCCAGCGGATCAAATTGAGACAGTTGCCGAGGAGATGACTGAAGAAGCTATAGAGGCTTTATCAAATGAATTCGAAGCAGTGCCAGAAAGTGTTGAGGAAGATACCACTGTCCAAGAATCATCTATTGGGGGAGAAGTCAACAGGGTTGCCAGTTCTGAAGAGCCCgtggaagaaaaaacagaagcaTCTGAAGATGTTTTGGCACAAGCTGAAAGCGCTGAAACACCCAAACAAAATCCTGTAATCTCAGAGGAACGTGTAGAAAAGAATCCAAGCCCTTTTGGAGAAGATGCAACCACTGCGACGTTGGAAAAGATACTAGAATCAGTTGTTGAAGCTATTTCTGAGAAGCTTGAAGTAACTGAAAACATAGTTGAGGAACCTGCAGATGAGCAAGCAGATGTGCCACCGATGGATGCCACAGAAGAGTCTGAGCCTTGCGTTTCAGTCCAAGAGAAACTTGTAGAGGAGAACATCGCCCCAGCTGAAGTGCTATTGGAAGATGCTAATAAAGAGACAGCTGCTCCAGCTGTGGAAGACCAAACTGACTCCAATCCTGAAATTTCTGAGGAGCCTGTGGAGGAGAGTGCGAGCCTTCTTGAGCgacaaccaaaaacaaaagtgctAATGGAGACAAATGAAGATGAAGCCACAGAAGAGATGATACATGAAACAGATCATTCTGTTTATGCTTTAGCTGCCATTGAGGAAAACTTTCTAATTACCACTTCAGATGAGCCCGTGGCAGAGTGTGTTGAGGTCGTTCTTGAGACCATTGTAGAAGAAATCATTGAAGATGCTGCAGCTGAATGTGACCTTGTGACTTCAGAGGAGGTAGCACCAGAGATCATAGCAGAGGGAGAAACTGAAGGCAGAGAATGAATCAAGTGTGAACTCAACAGATTCAACACTGGATTCACAAAGTGCAGAAATGATTGAAGATACCCGTGTCACAAGTACAGACATGGAAGCTTTACTTGTTAGGTTGCAGTCATCTTGTACATCAGTTGTTGCAGAATCAGCATAAATGCTTGGTAGTTTAAAGGTGTCTTCACTGGGATACAGTATTACTGTTACCATTCATGTGGCTCCAAAGGAAgaacagcagtaaaatgttgAAGGAATTGTCTGgaaattgttattgttttaataaaatattggtCTACCTCTTTAGGATATCATGTGTTTAATAGTATGTGATAGTAATTGCAACTGgattgtaaaattatttttataataatggaAAGtgcctctgtttgtgtgtgtaatatatatatatatatatatatatatatatatatgctgtgtgtgtgcactgacgtaaaggcgagctgctgtaacaaagagtttcccttcggggatcaataaagtatttctgattctgacatctCATCAACACAAACCTCACATTGTAAAGTTCTGAAACATTTtccaataaaatcaaaaatgaaaacactgaattaaagggcttgaaaaatgtcttatttattcATGATTTTGCCCATAATTTATTTGCATTCTTTTGGTCAGTGTTTAGTGACAAATACCTGCtttcagaaaagaaagaatagTAG
This sequence is a window from Siniperca chuatsi isolate FFG_IHB_CAS linkage group LG10, ASM2008510v1, whole genome shotgun sequence. Protein-coding genes within it:
- the pfdn4 gene encoding prefoldin subunit 4 isoform X3, with product MATTMKGTVAVEDVNVTFEDQQKINKFARNTSRMTELKNEIQAKKKSLQNLQDASDDLMMLDDDTLLIPYQIGDVFVSHTQEETQEMLEAAKRAMCWTFLASRSDFLESPLVAWQQESRNGSGIELI
- the pfdn4 gene encoding prefoldin subunit 4 isoform X4 produces the protein MTELKNEIQAKKKSLQNLQDASDDLMMLDDDTLLIPYQIGDVFVSHTQEETQEMLEAAKQKRMKHCFVEALEQEVKGLEERVSAIQQVLGDLKVQLYAKFGNNINLEADES
- the pfdn4 gene encoding prefoldin subunit 4 isoform X2 yields the protein MATTMKGTVAVEDVNVTFEDQQKINKFARNTSRMTELKNEIQAKKKSLQNLQDASDDLMMLDDDTLLIPYQIGDVFVSHTQEETQEMLEAAKEALEQEVKGLEERVSAIQQVLGDLKVQLYAKFGNNINLEADES
- the bcas1 gene encoding breast carcinoma-amplified sequence 1 isoform X1 — protein: MGNEQSKDKVLTMKGNSPEKHENGTVNGLSANITSNGLEIDVNGETTVQQNGGPLSLNLAIESTEPNCVTVESDCNHADDPIISEIPETTVQEVVEEVKKSKEGKVKVFGKMFKKKTEPPADVKSVNKTETSNEDQTDVSLPATDPQPESSSSGDEAAMIIAEHREDFKYLHQKATQTDRKSEADISTQTGDDDDDDDTTTNTEGPVKEVVAMKTAATEEDSLNESASVIAEEVVEETANEEPLDNQMAGIIIEEMIIMKNNVYENMVFRAELVEVTEIDHIKNYDPEGADVNGHEKTEPEIAAEPESNPNKSIIEDEIVAEENNIEETVPLEVSSSLPKEVVDCVEAVFAAVSDTTDFANVNTSEPSVDEVITEDNGEGAGDMSAQVVLIETTEPESNAVNPEAGEAIGVPSLDKAPVTMMTETISEAVPEEPNPTPANQDMPVEELSVPLVTEILLKVESAHEEVTADDAAAAEDVPAMSKEFIIVEARSNKLITIEELPEDSLISPDEVKPESIPEVITTDENAEIGEDVIADVGPETVEEAEPSPVIVKDDTEVIPEAAIDALSQEFELCAITPQEPAVDNGIPLEEEVIVATTYVPLSGEQEASLIIPADQIETVAEEMTEEAIEALSNEFEAVPESVEEDTTVQESSIGGEVNRVASSEEPVEEKTEASEDVLAQAESAETPKQNPVISEERVEKNPSPFGEDATTATLEKILESVVEAISEKLEVTENIVEEPADEQADVPPMDATEESEPCVSVQEKLVEENIAPAEVLLEDANKETAAPAVEDQTDSNPEISEEPVEESASLLERQPKTKVLMETNEDEATEEMIHETDHSVYALAAIEENFLITTSDEPVAECVEVVLETIVEEIIEDAAAECDLVTSEEVAPEIIAEGETEGRE
- the pfdn4 gene encoding prefoldin subunit 4 isoform X1 translates to MATTMKGTVAVEDVNVTFEDQQKINKFARNTSRMTELKNEIQAKKKSLQNLQDASDDLMMLDDDTLLIPYQIGDVFVSHTQEETQEMLEAAKQKRMKHCFVEALEQEVKGLEERVSAIQQVLGDLKVQLYAKFGNNINLEADES